In one Arachis duranensis cultivar V14167 chromosome 9, aradu.V14167.gnm2.J7QH, whole genome shotgun sequence genomic region, the following are encoded:
- the LOC107467589 gene encoding uncharacterized protein LOC107467589: MEDTLGSTSSSTAINSSNIGFQLLKKHGWKEGTGLGVSEQGRLEPVETYVKNNKRGLGADKAKKKAVKPVHTDDGSRENNKQETKKKTKALSKRIRKMEEFERKMQEKEFERAFFREFWPENV; this comes from the exons CAATCAACTCTTCCAATATAGGATTTCAG CTATTGAAGAAGCATGGTTGGAAAGAAGGCACCGGTCTTGGGGTCTCTGAGCAG GGTAGATTAGAGCCTGTAGAAACATATGTGAAGAATAATAAGCGAGGTTTGGGAGCAGATAAAGCGAAGAAAAAGGCTGTCAAACCTGTTCATACTGATGATGGTTCTAGGGAAAACAATAAGCAG GAAACTAAGAAGAAAACCAAAGCACTTTCTAAACGGATTAGAAAGATGGAGGAGTTTGAGAGGAAGATGCAAGAGAAGGAATTTGAGCGTGCTTTCTTCAGGGAGTTCTGGCCAGAAAATGTATAA
- the LOC107467577 gene encoding uncharacterized protein LOC107467577 encodes MESEPETDVESETEHFNGISNKRMSPWESFLRNQQDSIRSLFNRRNRPSSALPPSPKNNLSFKPIPQLSPLANSVVARSSQILGVSTHELQHAFDSELPLSVKELLTYARNLLEFCSFKALHKFTATPNYLNDKHFRRLTYDMMLAWESPSVESDDNETPKCRRYEANGDEDEGSFFYSSSTNMALQVDDEKTVGLEAFSRIAPACVTVADIITVHNLFSALTVSSENRLHFLVYDKYLRFLDKVLKNSKNALAACSGNLQLAEEEIVLDVDGTIPTQPVLQHIGMSAWPGRLTLTNYALYFEPLGVGLYEKAIRYDLGTDMKQVIKPDLTGPLGARLFDKAVMYKSTSVAEPVYFEFPEFKANFRRDYWLDISLEVLRSHQFIRKYYLKEAQKSEVLARAMLGVFRYRAVKEAFKFFSSNYKTLLTFSLAETLPRGDMILETLTNSLTYLTAVSIKRDIPGTLDTKRQPVLSPPSVVALSSHGFKSKCVANVYEETIAVGDIRVGEISPLEVAVKQSLNDTGKVAAAQATVDQVKVEGIDTNAAVMKELLFPLIELAIRLWHLTLWKDFCKSTLFLILSCYVIIRGWIQYLVPSIFMFTAIVMLWHRHFRKGRPLEAFIITAPPNKNAVEQLLTLQEAITQFESLIQAGNIVLLKMRALLLALLPPATEKVAMFMVFIAAVFAFVPPKYIFLVVFVEGYTRAMPWRRESSARWIRRLKEWWVRIPAAPVQLIKAEESKKRR; translated from the exons ATGGAATCGGAACCCGAAACCGACGTTGAATCTGAGACTGAGCATTTCAACGGAATTTCAAACAAAAGAATGTCACCGTGGGAGTCCTTCCTCCGAAACCAACAAGATTCCATCAGATCGCTCTTCAACCGCCGCAACCGCCCCTCCTCCGCCCTTCCTCCTTCTCCAAAAAACAACTTATCCTTCAAACCCATCCCTCAGCTCTCTCCTCTCGCCAACTCTGTCGTCGCTCGCTCTTCTCa GATCCTTGGAGTTTCGACTCACGAACTACAACACGCCTTCGATTCGGAGCTTCCGTTGAGCGTCAAGGAGCTTCTAACTTACGCTAGGAACCTTCTGGAGTTCTGCTCCTTCAAGGCTCTTCACAAATTCACCGCCACTCCCAATTACCTAAACGACAAGCACTTCCGTCGTTTGACCTATGACATGATGCTCGCCTGGGAATCCCCCAGCGTCGAGAGCGACGACAAT GAAACTCCTAAATGCAGAAGATACGAGGCTAATGGTGATGAAGATGAAggttccttcttctattccagTTCCACTAACATGGCACTTCAG GTTGATGATGAAAAAACGGTTGGTCTGGAAGCTTTCTCCAGGATAGCCCCTGCTTGTGTTACTGTTGCTGATATAATAACCGTCCACAATCTCTTTAGCGCGCTCACTGTTTCTTCCGAGAATCGCCTCCACTTTCTTGTTTATGACAAATACCTAAGATTCCTTGATAA AGTTCTGAAGAATTCTAAAAATGCGCTGGCTGCTTGTTCTGGGAATCTTCAGCTTGCCGAAGAAGAGATTGTCCTCGATGTTGATGGAACAATACCAACTCAACCTGTTCTTCAACATATTGGAATGTCTGCATGGCCGG GGCGGTTGACCCTGACCAATTATGCTCTATACTTTGAGCCACTTGGAGTTGGTTTGTATGAGAAAGCTATTCGATATGATCTCGGCACAGACATGAAGCAAGTCATAAAGCCTGACTTGACTGGACCCCTTGGTGCTCGCCTTTTTGATAAAGCCGTGATGTATAAATCAACTTCTGT AGCAGAGCCTGTTTATTTTGAATTCCCTGAATTTAAAGCAAACTTCCGTCGTGACTATTGGTTGGACATTAGCCTGGAGGTTCTCCGTTCTCACCAGTTTATCAGAAAATACTACCTTAAAGAGGCACAGAAATCAGAAGTACTTGCCAGGGCTATGCTGGGTGTTTTCCGGTATCGTGCAGTTAAAGAGGCTTTCAAGTTTTTCTCATCTAACTATAAAACCTTGCTTACTTTTAGCCTGGCTGAAACTCTTCCACGGGGAGATATGATCTTGGAAACCCTGACAAATAGCTTGACATATCTAACTGCTGTTTCCATTAAACGTGATATTCCTGGGACTTTAGATACAAAAAGACAACCGGTTTTATCTCCACCGTCAGTTGTGGCACTTTCCTCTCATGGATTTAAATCAAAATGTGTGGCTAATGTTTATGAAGAAACAATTGCTGTTGGTGATATCCGTGTTGGTGAGATAAGTCCCTTGGAAGTGGCAGTGAAACAGTCCCTTAATGACACTGGAAAAGTTGCAGCTGCACAGGCAACTGTGGACcaagtgaaggttgaaggcatTGATACAAATGCTGCAGTAATGAAG GAACTACTATTCCCATTGATAGAACTTGCTATCCGACTATGGCATTTGACCTTGTGGAAAGACTTTTGCAAATCAACATTGTTTTTGATTCTCTCCTGCTATGTAATTATAAG GGGATGGATTCAATATTTAGTGCCATCAATTTTCATGTTCACTGCAATTGTCATGCTCTGGCATAGGCATTTTAGAAAGGGACGACCATTAGAAGCATTCATAATAACTGCGCCACCAAATAAAAATGCAGTAGAACAACTGCTGACATTACAAGAGGCCATTACGCAATTTGAATCACTTATTCAAGCTGGAAATATTGTTCTCCTGAAAATGAGAGCGCTTCTACTTGCTCTATTACCACCA GCTACAGAGAAGGTTGCAATGTTCATGGTTTTCATAGCTGCCGTGTTTGCTTTTGTTCCtccaaaatacatatttttggTGGTGTTCGTTGAGGGTTACACAAGGGCGATGCCATGGAGGAGGGAAAGTAGTGCCAGATGGATAAGGCGCCTTAAAGAATGGTGGGTCAGAATACCAGCTGCACCTGTCCAGCTCATTAAGGCtgaagaaagcaagaaaagaagatgA